The Corvus cornix cornix isolate S_Up_H32 chromosome 26, ASM73873v5, whole genome shotgun sequence nucleotide sequence TGGAGGTTTCACCATAATAAAACTTAGGAGGTTTCACTTCAGTGCATCACAGAGAGACTTGTGCTTtgctgggaagtgctggtgtctcttccctctcctggaCTGAAGGCCACAGGGCTGGCCTGGATTTCACACCCTGCCGTGAGCCATAGCTGGGACATCTCTGGGGCTTCCTTAGCAAAACACACCCAGAagctgtgccccagccccaAAAGTGCAGGTGAACGCGTGGGCTGGTCTTCTGCTGGTTTCTCTCCTGCCCTTGGGGAGGGAATGTGCTATTTTTGCTCTGAAATGTTGACGCTTGCCTTTAAGGTTTAAACTTGTGGAAAAGATCCCTCTGTTCTTACAGTGAGatgtgctgagcagagcagagctcgTGCTCCGGGCCGAGCATCGGCTGCGCTGCTTTGGCAGCGAGCGCTGTCCCCAGGTGTGAATGTGCTGCTCTGAACCTGAGCCATTGCCCCGACTTGAACACGGACTGCTGCTGCAGATATGGTGCACGTTGGAACCTCACTGCCTCCTGGGAGGTTGCTCCTGGGAGGTTGCTCTTGGGATTAAGGTTAGGAGTTGCTGAAACACCTGCCTGGATCAGGCCTGGCTGAAGCTCCAGGCTCCATGGTTGCCCTAAACTGGTATTCACTTTAACTCCTTTCCCTCCAGGTAACGATTTTTGTAATTAGCTGATTAAAtaatgtgaaaagaaacaaagccagtAATGAATATGACCCCACTCATGGTCAGATATGGGGTTATTTGCTTTGAGTTTGAAGCAGGAATACCTGAAGTGagcagagtgtgtgtgtgtgtgtgtgtgtgtgtgtgtgtgtgtgtgtgtgtgaaaacagaaaatacccACTACtattttcactttgctttccacagaggaaataaaatgctgtgaCTGGAAGGTTGAAAATCTTACTTCTTGCTGTTTGAAGGTCTGAAACTGGGAAATCCAAGCTTTCCTCATTTAAAACCAGCTCCTGTGGGCACCCAGATCTTGTCCCCAGCATCTTTTGGCAGCTCCTAAGCCAGAGGTCACCAgtctgagctgctcagcagctgatGGGTGAGCACAGCACAAACACATGGTTGCACCATGAGGTTCCCACCAAAATTGGTTACTGCCAACCTGAAACTACAGTCCCTTTGGCTGTAACTGGCCTTGCTCCTGCAAAACTGCTTCACAGCTGCAACCTGGAGATGCTAGTGGGCAGTAGCCAGTAAGAGACAGTGGTGGGATGGGTGGTGGCTGGTGGGCAAAGCTGCAGCAGTACAACATCTCTGGAAAATGGCTGAGGAGATTCACTTCCAGAAAAAATCACCAGCTCACTGGCAAAACAGAGGTACTTGAAAATTCGAgtggtggaggagaaggaaatgagaagatCCGGTGGGGCAAATGAGTGTAAGGTCACAGCCTGAGGGAGATCCTGGCTAGGAAGGGAGGCCAACAATCCCTGCTAGGAGAGCAGGGTAAAGGTTCCCCAGCACCCACCTAGTGCAGCCTGGGGATGCACCACAGCAGGAAGGTGCAGTGAAGCACCCAAACCTCATCCTTCCCTCCACAAAGGGTACTTTTTGTCCCAGGGAAAAGCCAAACCAAATCTTTCTGGGGGTGAAATCCTTCAGCTTTGGTGGGACTGCAGCTCCCCTTCCTTGGGAACTGTAAAATCCTGGCCCCATGCCACTCCTGGGATAGGCACCCATGGGGTGCCTTTTTCCTGATCTCCTCTTTCCACTCCACTTTCTTGCCACAGAAACAGCCCTGATAGCTCCTGAGGATCCCATCGCTTCTTCCACCTGTGTGTTTGCTCTGTTGGAGCAGGTGACAGTTGGTGGCCCTGGTCCTTGTGCCGTGCTCACAGGGAGTGTGCGAGGCGACCTCTCTTTACCTGTTTTTCCCGTGATGACTAAAGATCACTCTGGGCTTGGCTGGGGATTTCCTTTCctggctgggaagctgccaAAAGCCCTCAACCCCCCTTGTGCTGCCCTGTGAAGCTCCAGAGAGGTCTTGGAGGGAGACAGTCCAAGGGCACCTTTGCAAGGATGGGCTGGAATAAGGAGCTTTGTCCACTCTCCTAGGAAGCTTTCATGCACCTCCTGGAGAAATATGTGTCTTTCCCTGTGACAAACAGAGGCAGGAGGGCTGTAAAGCTGTGGCTTTCCTGGAACACAGACCCATCCCTGTCAGTAAACAACGGAGTAACTGCTGCTTGTGCCAGGGAGCTTGGTGTGGGTGTGTGGGAGGGACAGCACACGGCTGCCTGTGACTTTCGGCATGGCTGGAGTTCAGGGGCTGTGAAATGCAAACAGGTGTCTCATGTGGGCTTTCCCAAAGGTTTCCAGGTGCTTCATTCCCTGGAGAACATCAGCCACCCTTCAGCAGCCCCACATCTGCTGGTGTTTGGGGCAGGGCATTGCACATGGCTCAtctgctgggagaagcagctAAAACCATGCCCAGGCctggaggaaaaagaggatttGCTTTGGGGGCTGATGCCCACCCCCCTTTTGGATCAGAGGacctgcacagctgggctgagaGGTTTCCTCTGAGGCCATGTGTTGGCTGGTGCAGGGAGCAGTGGCTGCCCtcaacacccctgccatggttCAGGTGTTCCCCTCAACACCCCCATCATGGATCAGGTCTGCAACTGCTGTATTGTTGTGCCCAGGTAGCTGTTGATGGCTTGTGGCTGGTTGATGGCTCGAAGGGACCTTTGTGGTCCACATAAAACACAGTGGCCTCCTACAGCAGGTCAGGTTGGCTGTGGCTTTGGCTGGTGAAGCCTAGAAGACCTCCAAGGGTGGTGATTCCCAACCCCTCTAGACACCTGTGTGAGATTGTCCCAGCCTCCTGCAGagttttcctgatgtccagTCTCAGTCTGTGTTTTCCCGAGAAATTAGGGTGCTTTGACCCCTGCCTTCTTCTGGACCTGCTGTCGCCCTCTGCACCTTGCAGCTCCATGTGGGGAATGCCTCTCCttggttttttccatcttctgaaGCAATTTCCGGCACAGAAGCTGGTTATCCCCTGCTGTGTTCCCATGGGTTTAGTTCTGCTTTTCCCCCTGACAGCACTGGCCTGAAGATGCCAACCCCAGCACTGTGTGCTCCCTCCCCCCGACTGCATTTCCTGCCAGCTTCCTCATTCTCTCCCAGCACTGATAAGAAAAGTGGATGAAAAGTTTGGATCCAGATCTCTTGCCCCCACTCTGGTCATGGGCTTTTGGTTTATCTCAGTCTCTTCCATCTTTTTCTTGTGCCTCTCTCCCATTAGGTTTGAATATGTCCCAAATCCTAGGAGGGATCTGAGCTCGGATAAAGACCTCAGCCCTGAATCACATTTCAGGTGAAGATATTTCCTGGAGTTAGGCTCTCCCATCTTCTGGGAAGAGGCCATAAATCAGTGCTGATTCCCACCTGAATCATGAGGAGCCCTCTGTGAGCAGGGATGGTGTTTGGACTCAGCCTTGGGTAATCTCCAGTAGCAAGAGCTCCAAACTGGAGACGGCCAAACTGCCCCCCATGGCCGGAGTGGatgtggctttttgttttatggatgttgcagagggaaaaaccaaccaaatcgATTGTGAAACTCCTCCTCACCCCCTGGAATAGACTTGCTTGTGGAAGGATGTggacaggagctgggaaggagcctgGAGCTCCTCACTGAGGGTTTAATTATTTATCAGTAGATGGGGATGCTGAAAAACGGAGCCAGGTAATTCCTGATTCAGCCGTGTGGGCTCCAGAGAAAGGGAGGGACGTGGTCTGAATCTCCCCCAGTCATAGGAAATTACAGCACAGAGAGTTtatagaaagagaaagaaaataatcctgGCGTGTTCTGATTGCAAGCTGAACTCTGTACcaggaaaagagcatttttatcCAGGAGACACCTTGGCTGCACACCATTCCAGCTGAACACAGCCTGTGCAGCGCTGCTCGGGTGGAAATCTCCCCGAGGGGTTTTCCAAAAAGGGGTTTTCCAAAGCCTGCGCGTCTGCAGCTCCGCGTCCGGCCCCATCCCTGCGAGCTGCAGCGCGGAATTTCGCCATCAGGTGGCAAAGCAGCGATGGGGAACAGTGGGAAGCACCTGCCGGAGGATGCCACAGCCGCGGGAGGGGCACTGCGGTGCCCGTGGGCCAAACGGAGCTTTGGCGTCGGATTTGCCCGGCCCGGGTGCAGTTTGTAGGTGTCGGGATGGGCAGATCTGCCTGGTGGAAGATTTTCCATCCCTGGGTGAGGCTGAGTGGGAGCCGCGGGAGTGGGAACGGTTTGGGGCAGGAGCTGGTTCATGTTTTAGGGTGGAAGCACGGGCTGTCTGAGGGACCCCAGGGTGGGTTTCCAGGATGTTTCAGCCCAGCCGTGCCCAGTGTGATGCAACAACCTGACAGGGCCGTGTCCCAGAGTGTCTGTGGTCCCACAAGAGCTGCCTGGGAGCTCCTGGGATGCAAGCAGGACACTGCTTCCTGCATTGAAACCCCACTTGTCTGAAGAAGTTGTGACTTCCCCTCAGAAAAATTACCCAGAAGAGCCCATTTAGGGCATCACACTCggtaaaaaacaacaaaccaaaccaaacccaaagccAAACAGCTGCCTGAGATAGCCGGTCTCAAAGGGCAGTGCTTACACCAGGTGACAGGTGATTTTATGTTGTTTTGCTGCTACTTGTCATAAGGAAATTGTTTTCTCCTCCAGTGAAACTCACGCCACGAGGGCGGTGATAGCGGGGATCCCAGGCGGAAGCGTTGGTTGCTCTCCTATCTGAATGGCTGCTAAAAATAGGACTTAACTCAGCCTCAGGTATAAAAAGGCACCTCCCAGGAGAGTCTGAGATCCCTCAGCACCCGTGGCCCAGGAGCTCATCTTGACCTATGTCCAAAGGGGCAGAAAAACTGATGGAAAggtaaaaaccaaaccagcaaaTAACCAGTGTTGTGGTCAATGTACTGGAATCAATCGAAGCAGGATGAGGGTTGTGGCTTTGCCATGATTTAATTTAGTGGAATGATTTATTATTGAGTGTTTGGTGGGCTTTGGTGTTGGCTTGGATGAAGGGAACTTGCCTTTCTGATCCCAAAAGCAGGTCGAGGTGGGGTGGGTGGGGGTGCTGTGTGTTGTGATGATGATCTTTGGGTCTGAGCAGAGGCTGATTCGCAGCTCCAGGGTGCTTTGTACAGCCAAGTGTGCCAGATTTCGGTGCCAGATTTCGGTGCCGGTTCCCCGTGTGCTGTTCAGTGGTGGAGAAGTCTGGTTTGGGTCTGGTTCTTTGAAGGGTGAAATTGGTTTTGGAGGTAAAACCAGCACGAGGCACCATCATGGCCCTCTGGTTTTCCAATAGCAGCGTCTTTGGTTGAATTTTGCTTGTAAATGTAGAGAAAAAGGGtgatgggaaaggcagggattgGCACTCCGAGCTCCGTTCACAGCCCTGCGCTGGTAGGAGCTCACAGAAGAGCTGCGTCCTCACAAGGTGACCAAGACCGTTTGCAAGAGCCCACATCCCTTGGCCTCTCCAGGGGCTGGAATGATTTTTAGCAGCCAATGCTTTAAGGGGAAATACTCTAAATTCTGGGTTGTGTGGCTCATCGGGTGCTCCTGGGGTGTTGTTTTTCATCGTAGGGTGGGAACACGCTGCCCTGGGATAATGGGATGGTGTCTGGGTGATGTCCTTGCTGGATGAAACCCCTTGGGTGATGACCAGGCTCCCCCTGTGGGACGTGCCCAGCCCATCTCTCCCCTCTCCACAGTTTCGGTTCCTTTATCGATGAGTCTGTGGTTGTAAAACCCCACGTGGGCCGTTTGCATCAGGAGCACTCAGATAACGACCATAAAAGTGACTGATCATTAACCAGGAGCATAAACATCCCCAGATACCCACAGCACCCCTGGGTGCCAGAATGGGGGAGGTTTCCATCAGGCCTGACCCGACTGCGCAGTGGCCTGGGGAAGGCAAAAACCAGactgaaaatgttgtttttctccacagcaacaCGCGGGCTCCGGCGGCGGAGATGCCTCGGTGGGATGTGGGGATGCAGCCGTCGGGCAAGATCCTCTCACTGGACAGGCGAGAGGCCAAGAAGGTGCTGGAGATTTACGTCAAGCGCTCGCTGAGCTGCCATGAAAACTCACTGGTgggcaaaaaaacccttcaggaGAAAGACAGAGGGCAAGGAAGGAAACTGGATGGGCTACAGCGGTCAGAAAGTGATTTCTGCACGTACTCATGTGCCAAACCCAGccccaggaaggagcaggaggagagacTCAAAGCACCAGACCTGGAAGAGGTCTCTTTGGATGATGACAGCAAAGCTCCCCAGGAGGTGCCTAAAGAGGGGCTGAAGCCCgagaggaaaagcacaaaaaactCTTCCCAGGGCAAAACACAACATTCGGGTTCAAAACCAGCCTGGCTGAAAACTTTCTTAAATCTCTTCTTCAAGAAGAGCCCTGAGgaccagaaggaaaatgcagggaaaaaagcaaaggagaaagatgtCAAAGCTCCTCAGGGCTCCAAACCAGAAGGAGCCAGAAAACACAGAGTAGACTCAAGCACATCCCCAACGTCAGGCAGGGCCCTGAAGAAGAAACCCAGTCTCAAGAAGGTTTTCTCCCTGAAGAAGCATGGGGAGGAGGAGCGGGGAGAGCCAGGATCTGGGGCGAGGAGCAAGCACCccagctgccttcccctgcGGCACGTCCtgaccccagcccagccaggtgGGACCTCACCCtcacccccaccccagccctgaaCCACCCCTGCTGCCAGCACGACTCCACTGGGCTTCTTTGGGGAAAGTCGTCGTGTTTAGTGCTGCTTTCTAACCCCTCCCAGGGTTTTCTTCAGCCTGGGATAGGTTTGGAGATTCCAGTCCcaacctgctgctccaggaaggATCGTTCTGCCCGTGCTTTGAGCACAGTCACCTCAAGTCAGCTGTTGGCAGTAATCACCCAAGCACAAGATTTCCTCCTCTGGCAACCGAGGGTGTTTTAGTTTAAACCTGCATTTGAGACCTGAGATCAGATCCTAAGCCACTCTAGGGCCAACATTAAGCTGCTTGAGATTTACCTTGGGGACGAGTGGGGGCAGCTGGCGCGGCAGAGCCTGTGGGACACCCGTCCCCACCCCAGCCCTTCCCGTTCCAAAATGCTGCCGAGGAGATTTCTGAGGCGCTTTGGCAGATTCGGGGCAGGTCGCAGCAGCTCTGTCGCGGTTCAGGGAGCGCAGCCTTCACCTCGGAATGCGCTGATCCGGGCTGGGCACTGGCATTGgttgctgctgtggctgctgtgccctgctggtCAATTGCCAACAAACCCAATCCTCACTTCTGGATCTGTGTTTGTGTCCCAACAGAGGCGGAGAGGCCCGATGGGTACTACACACAAGTGTCCGAGGAGATTGGGCTGATCGTGCAGGGCGGCGAGAGCCGGgggggcacagctggaggaTGTGGGGAGCCACCACAGCCCCCCGGCACCGACGGCGTCGGTGAGTGTTGGCCTTGAAAACAAACGTGCACGAGACTTGTCCCCTGCAGAGCCTGCATGGGATCCAACCCTGCTTCAACCCTGATCCCGAGAGCGGGACGAAGACTTTGTGGGAGATTTTCAGCATCAGGGTTTAATTGGGGGAGAAGGaaattcacagaatcccagaatagtttttgggttggaaaggactttaagGAACATCACATTCCAGCcgccctgccatgggcagagacacctcccactagaccacacaaaagacaaaattcagAGGCAGGAGAGTATTTTTGCTGGCTGAGGGTAACAAGGGTAACAAGGCACTTGGCAATAGGTTGAAATGGGTTTTGGAAGGATGGAGGTGGATAATCATTGCTCAAGGAAATTTTCCTGGGGACTAAACAGCACATCTGGATGTGTGAGGCTTGGAGAAAGGGCTGGAGATAACCTGGT carries:
- the BNIP5 gene encoding uncharacterized protein BNIP5, whose product is MSKGAEKLMESNTRAPAAEMPRWDVGMQPSGKILSLDRREAKKVLEIYVKRSLSCHENSLVGKKTLQEKDRGQGRKLDGLQRSESDFCTYSCAKPSPRKEQEERLKAPDLEEVSLDDDSKAPQEVPKEGLKPERKSTKNSSQGKTQHSGSKPAWLKTFLNLFFKKSPEDQKENAGKKAKEKDVKAPQGSKPEGARKHRVDSSTSPTSGRALKKKPSLKKVFSLKKHGEEERGEPGSGARSKHPSCLPLRHVLTPAQPEAERPDGYYTQVSEEIGLIVQGGESRGGTAGGCGEPPQPPGTDGVDEAIRKIVALLRSVGDELDREVRGEL